In one window of Solanum pennellii chromosome 2, SPENNV200 DNA:
- the LOC107008717 gene encoding mitochondrial arginine transporter BAC1 isoform X2, protein MEASSGYKDYVAGLMAGVATVITGHPFDTVKVKLQKYNTEAGAVKYKNGLHCATRILQTEGVKGLYRGATSSFIGMAFESSLSFGIYSQTKRFLQGEIDGGKPQPHAIVPSAAFGGSIISFILCPSELVKCRMQVQGTDFMVPKSTRFSGPLECALKTVQEEGLTGMFRGGLATLLRESVGNAVFFSTYEYTRYFMHLQLKGASSESSQLIDVGVGIMSGGLGGIAFWSAVLPLDVAKTIIQTTPEKNHSRNPFSVLNLIYRRSGLRGCYTGLGPTLVRAFPANAAAIVAWELSAKLLGIRRDQ, encoded by the exons ATGGAGGCAAGTTCCGGTTATAAGGACTATGTAGCAGGCCTCATGGCCGGAGTTGCCACTGTTATCACCGGTCACCCTTTTGATACCGTGAAG GTGAAGCTTCAGAAGTACAACACTGAAGCAGGCGCAGTGAAGTACAAGAATGGTTTGCATTGTGCGACTAGAATATTACAAACAGAAGGA GTTAAAGGGCTTTATCGAGGCGCTACATCTTCCTTCATTGGCATGGCCTTTGAAAGCTCACTTTCTTTTGGCATTTATTCACAAACAAAACGGTTTCTTCAG GGAGAAATAGATGGTGGTAAGCCCCAGCCTCATGCAATAGTTCCTTCAGCAGCCTTTGGTGGATCTATTATCAGCTTCATACTATGCCCATCAGAACTGGTGAAG TGTAGGATGCAAGTTCAGGGCACTGATTTTATGGTACCGAAGTCCACTAGATTTAGCGGGCCCCTTGAGTGTGCCCTTAAAACAGTTCAAGAAGAAGGG CTTACCGGCATGTTTCGAGGAGGCCTCGCAACCTTACTGAGAGAATCTGTGGGCAATGCTGTCTTCTTTAGTACCTATGAATATACACGATATTTCATGCATCTACAGCTGAAAGGTGCTTCATCTGAGTCGAGCCAATTGATTGATGTTGGAGTTGGAATAATGAGTGGTGGTCTTGGTGGTATAGCA TTCTGGTCTGCTGTTCTGCCATTGGATGTAGCAAAGACGATAATTCAAACTACCCCAGAGAAAAACCATTCGAGAAATCCCTTCTCGGTTCTAAATTTG ATTTACAGGAGATCTGGACTTAGAGGATGCTATACAGGATTAGGTCCTACACTGGTAAGAGCTTTTCCTGCTAATGCAGCGGCTATTGTCGCATGGGAACTGTCTGCCAAGTTGTTGGGGATCAGGCGtgaccaataa
- the LOC107008717 gene encoding mitochondrial arginine transporter BAC1 isoform X3 has product MEASSGYKDYVAGLMAGVATVITGHPFDTVKVKLQKYNTEAGAVKYKNGLHCATRILQTEGVKGLYRGATSSFIGMAFESSLSFGIYSQTKRFLQGEIDGGKPQPHAIVPSAAFGGSIISFILCPSELVKCRMQVQGTDFMVPKSTRFSGPLECALKTVQEEGLTGMFRGGLATLLRESVGNAVFFSTYEYTRYFMHLQLKGASSESSQLIDVGVGIMSGGLGGIAFWSAVLPLDVAKTIIQTTPEKNHSRNPFSVLNLEIWT; this is encoded by the exons ATGGAGGCAAGTTCCGGTTATAAGGACTATGTAGCAGGCCTCATGGCCGGAGTTGCCACTGTTATCACCGGTCACCCTTTTGATACCGTGAAG GTGAAGCTTCAGAAGTACAACACTGAAGCAGGCGCAGTGAAGTACAAGAATGGTTTGCATTGTGCGACTAGAATATTACAAACAGAAGGA GTTAAAGGGCTTTATCGAGGCGCTACATCTTCCTTCATTGGCATGGCCTTTGAAAGCTCACTTTCTTTTGGCATTTATTCACAAACAAAACGGTTTCTTCAG GGAGAAATAGATGGTGGTAAGCCCCAGCCTCATGCAATAGTTCCTTCAGCAGCCTTTGGTGGATCTATTATCAGCTTCATACTATGCCCATCAGAACTGGTGAAG TGTAGGATGCAAGTTCAGGGCACTGATTTTATGGTACCGAAGTCCACTAGATTTAGCGGGCCCCTTGAGTGTGCCCTTAAAACAGTTCAAGAAGAAGGG CTTACCGGCATGTTTCGAGGAGGCCTCGCAACCTTACTGAGAGAATCTGTGGGCAATGCTGTCTTCTTTAGTACCTATGAATATACACGATATTTCATGCATCTACAGCTGAAAGGTGCTTCATCTGAGTCGAGCCAATTGATTGATGTTGGAGTTGGAATAATGAGTGGTGGTCTTGGTGGTATAGCA TTCTGGTCTGCTGTTCTGCCATTGGATGTAGCAAAGACGATAATTCAAACTACCCCAGAGAAAAACCATTCGAGAAATCCCTTCTCGGTTCTAAATTTG GAGATCTGGACTTAG
- the LOC107011562 gene encoding glyoxysomal processing protease, glyoxysomal isoform X1 produces the protein MGLPEVVNVARNYAVMVRIQGPDPKGLKMRKHAFHLYNSGKTTLSASGVLLPSSFVNGSVSEQIQGESKLQSIGGHLLVLTVASVIEPFVVQQDTSDISKDKPKLIPGAQIDILREGEIKLQNDLKESSKEGLNWLPAELLRVVDIPVSSAAVQSLIEGSSSSIEHGWEVGWSLAAYGNAHQSFINTKRRQVEQISFPSQTPTVEAQSSLPSVIGTSTTRIALLRVPSNPYEDPPPLKVSPWSRRGDLLLAMGSPFGVLSPSHFSNSISVGTIANSYPPSSLNKALLIADIRCLPGMEGSPVLGEHAELIGVLSRPLRQKATAAEIQMVIPWEAITSACASYLQEERQTGRKIHFNNGNLISVKKESSSNNIQDGPINDTQEHLLTGSVPPSLIEKAMTSICLITVDDGAWASGVLLNKQGLLLTNAHLLEPWRFGKTSVNGYNTKSDVVFSTSNQSEHPGDDKFTIHHRNKYLLQKELKSPQFLVNNEQGSFRVNLANTSSRTIRVRLDFMDPWVWTNAEVVHVSRGPLDVALLQLQLVPDELCPITVDFMCPSPGSKAYILGHGLFGPRCDFLPSACVGAIAKVVEAKRPLLDQSCLGGNFPAMLETTAAVHPGGSGGAVVNSEGHMIALVTSNARHGGGTVIPHLNFSIPCAALKPIFKFAEDMQDLLPLECLDKPNEQLSSVWALTPPLSSKQSPSLLHLPMLPRGDSNDDAKGSKFAKFIADQEAMLKNATQLGKVERLPNKLVQSKL, from the exons atGGGTCTTCCTGAAGTCGTTAATGTTGCCCGCAATTATGCCGTCATGGTCAGAATTCAAGGCCCG GACCCAAAAGGCCTGAAGATGCGAAAACATGCTTTTCACCTTTACAA TTCTGGGAAGACGACACTATCAGCATCTGGGGTGCTTTTGCCCAGTTCCTTTGTTAATGGTTCGGTgtctgagcagattcagggtgaAAGCAAGTTGCAGTCTATTGGAGGTCACCTCTTGGTTTTAACTGTGGCTTCTGTTATTGAGCCATTTGTCGTACAACAGGATACAAGTGACATATCAAAG GATAAGCCCAAGCTGATTCCTGGTGCTCAAATTGATATACTGCGGGAG GGAGAAATAAAACTGCAGAATGATCTCAAAGAGTCTAGCAAGGAGGGTTTGAACTGGCTACCTGCTGAACTCCTAAGAGTG GTTGACATCCCCGTGTCATCTGCTGCTGTCCAGTCACTCATCGAAGGTTCTTCTAGTTCAATTGAACATGGATGGGAGGTGGGTTGGTCCCTAGCTGCCTATGGAAATGCTCATCAATCATTTATTAACACCAAGCGCAGACAG GTTGAGCAAATTTCCTTCCCAAGTCAAACTCCAACGGTGGAGGCGCAGTCCAGCCTTCCAAGTGTGATAGGAACATCGACTACAAGAATTGCTCTTCTGAGAGTTCCTTCAAATCCATATGAG GACCCACCTCCATTAAAAGTCTCTCCCTGGAGTAGGAGAGGTGATCTTCTTCTTGCTATGGGTTCTCCTTTTGGCGTCTTGTCTCCCAGCCACTTTTCGAATAG CATATCAGTTGGAACCATCGCAAACAGCTACCCACCTAGTTCTCTGAATAAAGCACTGCTGATTGCTGACATCCGTTGTCTCCCAG GAATGGAAGGTAGCCCAGTGTTAGGGGAACATGCAGAGCTTATTGGTGTTCTTTCTCGGCCACTCAGACAAAAGGCTACGGCTGCTGAAATTCAG ATGGTGATTCCGTGGGAAGCTATTACATCTGCTTGTGCTAGCTATCTTCAAGAAGAGCGACAAACTGGTAGAAAGATCCATTTTAATAATGGAAACTTAATCAGTGTTAAAAAGGAATCAAGCTCCAATAATATTCAGGACGGACCTATCAATGACACTCAAGAGCATCTCCTAACAGGTTCTGTCCCCCCATCCTTGATTGAGAAGGCAATGACATCCATCTGTCTTATCACTGTTGATGATGGGGCATGGGCTTCAGGAGTTTTGCTCAACAAGCAGGGTCTGCTGCTTACAAATGCTCATCTTCTAGAGCCGTGGAGATTTGGAAAAACATCTGTAAATGGTTATAACACCAAATCTGATGTAGTTTTCTCCACATCTAATCAATCTGAGCATCCAGGGGATGATAAATTTACCATTCACCATAGGAATAAATATTTGCTTCAAAAGGAACTAAAATCTCCACAGTTCCTTGTTAACAATGAGCAAGGTAGCTTTAGAGTTAACTTGGCAAACACCAGCAGTAGGACCATTCGTGTTCGCTTGGATTTTATGGATCCTTGGGTATGGACAAATGCAGAGGTAGTTCATGTATCCAGAGGACCTCTGGATGTCGCACTACTACAACTTCAGCTAGTTCCAGATGAGCTCTGTCCCATTACTGTGGACTTCATGTGTCCGTCCCCTGGATCAAAAGCATACATTCTTGGACATGGGCTATTTGGACCACGATGTG ACTTCCTTCCATCTGCCTGTGTGGGTGCAATAGCTAAAGTGGTTGAAGCAAAGAGGCCTTTGCTTGATCAATCATGTTTAGGAGGAAATTTTCCGGCAATGCTTGAAACAACAGCTGCTGTACACCCTGGTGGTAGTGGTGGGGCTGTTGTTAATTCAGAAGGACACATGATTGCCCTTGTAACAAG TAATGCTAGACATGGTGGAGGGACAGTCATTCCACATTTGAACTTCAGCATTCCATGTGCAGCTTTAAAGCCCATCTTCAAGTTTGCTGAAG ACATGCAGGATCTGTTACCCTTAGAATGTCTTGACAAACCAAATGAACAGCTTTCTTCTGTGTGGGCATTAACTCCACCTTTATCTTCTAAGCAAAGTCCCTCTCTGCTTCATCTACCAATGCTTCCTCGAGGAGATAGTAACGATGATGCCAAGGGTTCTAAGTTTGCAAAGTTTATAGCTGACCAGGAGGCCATGCTAAAGAATGCAACTCAACTTGGCAAGGTTGAACGTCTTCCAAATAAACTTGTTCAAAGTAAGTTATGA
- the LOC107008717 gene encoding mitochondrial arginine transporter BAC1 isoform X1 — protein MEASSGYKDYVAGLMAGVATVITGHPFDTVKVKLQKYNTEAGAVKYKNGLHCATRILQTEGVKGLYRGATSSFIGMAFESSLSFGIYSQTKRFLQGEIDGGKPQPHAIVPSAAFGGSIISFILCPSELVKVRDARVLNFLLYLEYHLCNVVFQCRMQVQGTDFMVPKSTRFSGPLECALKTVQEEGLTGMFRGGLATLLRESVGNAVFFSTYEYTRYFMHLQLKGASSESSQLIDVGVGIMSGGLGGIAFWSAVLPLDVAKTIIQTTPEKNHSRNPFSVLNLIYRRSGLRGCYTGLGPTLVRAFPANAAAIVAWELSAKLLGIRRDQ, from the exons ATGGAGGCAAGTTCCGGTTATAAGGACTATGTAGCAGGCCTCATGGCCGGAGTTGCCACTGTTATCACCGGTCACCCTTTTGATACCGTGAAG GTGAAGCTTCAGAAGTACAACACTGAAGCAGGCGCAGTGAAGTACAAGAATGGTTTGCATTGTGCGACTAGAATATTACAAACAGAAGGA GTTAAAGGGCTTTATCGAGGCGCTACATCTTCCTTCATTGGCATGGCCTTTGAAAGCTCACTTTCTTTTGGCATTTATTCACAAACAAAACGGTTTCTTCAG GGAGAAATAGATGGTGGTAAGCCCCAGCCTCATGCAATAGTTCCTTCAGCAGCCTTTGGTGGATCTATTATCAGCTTCATACTATGCCCATCAGAACTGGTGAAGGTAAGGGATGCTAGAGTTCTTAACTTCCTGCTTTACTTGGAATACCATCTTTGTAATGTTGTTTTCCAGTGTAGGATGCAAGTTCAGGGCACTGATTTTATGGTACCGAAGTCCACTAGATTTAGCGGGCCCCTTGAGTGTGCCCTTAAAACAGTTCAAGAAGAAGGG CTTACCGGCATGTTTCGAGGAGGCCTCGCAACCTTACTGAGAGAATCTGTGGGCAATGCTGTCTTCTTTAGTACCTATGAATATACACGATATTTCATGCATCTACAGCTGAAAGGTGCTTCATCTGAGTCGAGCCAATTGATTGATGTTGGAGTTGGAATAATGAGTGGTGGTCTTGGTGGTATAGCA TTCTGGTCTGCTGTTCTGCCATTGGATGTAGCAAAGACGATAATTCAAACTACCCCAGAGAAAAACCATTCGAGAAATCCCTTCTCGGTTCTAAATTTG ATTTACAGGAGATCTGGACTTAGAGGATGCTATACAGGATTAGGTCCTACACTGGTAAGAGCTTTTCCTGCTAATGCAGCGGCTATTGTCGCATGGGAACTGTCTGCCAAGTTGTTGGGGATCAGGCGtgaccaataa
- the LOC107011562 gene encoding glyoxysomal processing protease, glyoxysomal isoform X2 → MVDIPVSSAAVQSLIEGSSSSIEHGWEVGWSLAAYGNAHQSFINTKRRQVEQISFPSQTPTVEAQSSLPSVIGTSTTRIALLRVPSNPYEDPPPLKVSPWSRRGDLLLAMGSPFGVLSPSHFSNSISVGTIANSYPPSSLNKALLIADIRCLPGMEGSPVLGEHAELIGVLSRPLRQKATAAEIQMVIPWEAITSACASYLQEERQTGRKIHFNNGNLISVKKESSSNNIQDGPINDTQEHLLTGSVPPSLIEKAMTSICLITVDDGAWASGVLLNKQGLLLTNAHLLEPWRFGKTSVNGYNTKSDVVFSTSNQSEHPGDDKFTIHHRNKYLLQKELKSPQFLVNNEQGSFRVNLANTSSRTIRVRLDFMDPWVWTNAEVVHVSRGPLDVALLQLQLVPDELCPITVDFMCPSPGSKAYILGHGLFGPRCDFLPSACVGAIAKVVEAKRPLLDQSCLGGNFPAMLETTAAVHPGGSGGAVVNSEGHMIALVTSNARHGGGTVIPHLNFSIPCAALKPIFKFAEDMQDLLPLECLDKPNEQLSSVWALTPPLSSKQSPSLLHLPMLPRGDSNDDAKGSKFAKFIADQEAMLKNATQLGKVERLPNKLVQSKL, encoded by the exons ATG GTTGACATCCCCGTGTCATCTGCTGCTGTCCAGTCACTCATCGAAGGTTCTTCTAGTTCAATTGAACATGGATGGGAGGTGGGTTGGTCCCTAGCTGCCTATGGAAATGCTCATCAATCATTTATTAACACCAAGCGCAGACAG GTTGAGCAAATTTCCTTCCCAAGTCAAACTCCAACGGTGGAGGCGCAGTCCAGCCTTCCAAGTGTGATAGGAACATCGACTACAAGAATTGCTCTTCTGAGAGTTCCTTCAAATCCATATGAG GACCCACCTCCATTAAAAGTCTCTCCCTGGAGTAGGAGAGGTGATCTTCTTCTTGCTATGGGTTCTCCTTTTGGCGTCTTGTCTCCCAGCCACTTTTCGAATAG CATATCAGTTGGAACCATCGCAAACAGCTACCCACCTAGTTCTCTGAATAAAGCACTGCTGATTGCTGACATCCGTTGTCTCCCAG GAATGGAAGGTAGCCCAGTGTTAGGGGAACATGCAGAGCTTATTGGTGTTCTTTCTCGGCCACTCAGACAAAAGGCTACGGCTGCTGAAATTCAG ATGGTGATTCCGTGGGAAGCTATTACATCTGCTTGTGCTAGCTATCTTCAAGAAGAGCGACAAACTGGTAGAAAGATCCATTTTAATAATGGAAACTTAATCAGTGTTAAAAAGGAATCAAGCTCCAATAATATTCAGGACGGACCTATCAATGACACTCAAGAGCATCTCCTAACAGGTTCTGTCCCCCCATCCTTGATTGAGAAGGCAATGACATCCATCTGTCTTATCACTGTTGATGATGGGGCATGGGCTTCAGGAGTTTTGCTCAACAAGCAGGGTCTGCTGCTTACAAATGCTCATCTTCTAGAGCCGTGGAGATTTGGAAAAACATCTGTAAATGGTTATAACACCAAATCTGATGTAGTTTTCTCCACATCTAATCAATCTGAGCATCCAGGGGATGATAAATTTACCATTCACCATAGGAATAAATATTTGCTTCAAAAGGAACTAAAATCTCCACAGTTCCTTGTTAACAATGAGCAAGGTAGCTTTAGAGTTAACTTGGCAAACACCAGCAGTAGGACCATTCGTGTTCGCTTGGATTTTATGGATCCTTGGGTATGGACAAATGCAGAGGTAGTTCATGTATCCAGAGGACCTCTGGATGTCGCACTACTACAACTTCAGCTAGTTCCAGATGAGCTCTGTCCCATTACTGTGGACTTCATGTGTCCGTCCCCTGGATCAAAAGCATACATTCTTGGACATGGGCTATTTGGACCACGATGTG ACTTCCTTCCATCTGCCTGTGTGGGTGCAATAGCTAAAGTGGTTGAAGCAAAGAGGCCTTTGCTTGATCAATCATGTTTAGGAGGAAATTTTCCGGCAATGCTTGAAACAACAGCTGCTGTACACCCTGGTGGTAGTGGTGGGGCTGTTGTTAATTCAGAAGGACACATGATTGCCCTTGTAACAAG TAATGCTAGACATGGTGGAGGGACAGTCATTCCACATTTGAACTTCAGCATTCCATGTGCAGCTTTAAAGCCCATCTTCAAGTTTGCTGAAG ACATGCAGGATCTGTTACCCTTAGAATGTCTTGACAAACCAAATGAACAGCTTTCTTCTGTGTGGGCATTAACTCCACCTTTATCTTCTAAGCAAAGTCCCTCTCTGCTTCATCTACCAATGCTTCCTCGAGGAGATAGTAACGATGATGCCAAGGGTTCTAAGTTTGCAAAGTTTATAGCTGACCAGGAGGCCATGCTAAAGAATGCAACTCAACTTGGCAAGGTTGAACGTCTTCCAAATAAACTTGTTCAAAGTAAGTTATGA